One Synechococcus sp. CC9605 genomic window carries:
- the petM gene encoding cytochrome b6-f complex subunit PetM yields the protein MAAEIFGTAAIFWVLIPVGLAGGALLLKLQGDD from the coding sequence ATGGCTGCTGAGATTTTTGGAACTGCTGCGATCTTCTGGGTCTTGATTCCTGTCGGCCTCGCTGGTGGTGCTCTGCTGCTGAAGCTTCAAGGCGACGACTGA